From a single Macrobrachium rosenbergii isolate ZJJX-2024 chromosome 59, ASM4041242v1, whole genome shotgun sequence genomic region:
- the LOC136837635 gene encoding uncharacterized PE-PGRS family protein PE_PGRS20-like: MAERRKGLQLIFSLFILVSWTYAEKSTGEKFGVPGFVRGGPESDHGEPGHVHVEGHGLDKGHVSGHGIPQSRVDSSGGHAQTHGGGLGAVKVGGHGPVHGGGHGGHRFDLGSGHFGGPSVGHIAGHGIGHGGGHSIGHPGGHGGGGKFGHGGVGESKIDGTAHGASSFGGHKDFAHGNLGNAHGGLAAHGGAQGGIFLDGPKSGHGGHAAPSHGGHGGFAGHSGGHGGSSSHLQGLGGFGGHSVNLGGHGVAVHDGFGGSFGHGGGHGGFGGHGHAGISGHGGHGAHGDDKKFDGLGGHAASVHAGGHGVVHDGGHGSGHVGKQGVSHGGGHDGGFHGAHGGFAPGGHVIPSGGHGGFSGLGGHGGPVHAGLGGSVHGGGHGGTIFRGHDEKKASVHGGGHGGFGGGGKFAGHGGGDGGKAAVHEKSQGLGGYIPPAPSDKKHGEANYEVTFILGSTGDEKDHIKFV, translated from the coding sequence gggTTGCAACTTATTTTCTCGTTATTCATTTTGGTATCTTGGACCTACGCCGAAAAATCTACAGGAGAAAAGTTCGGAGTACCCGGCTTCGTTCGTGGCGGACCTGAATCAGATCATGGTGAACCCGGACATGTGCATGTCGAAGGTCATGGCCTGGACAAAGGGCATGTTTCTGGTCATGGAATACCGCAGAGCAGAGTGGACTCCTCTGGAGGACATGCACAAACTCATGGAGGAGGACTTGGAGCAGTGAAAGTTGGAGGACATGGCCCAGTACATGGAGGAGGTCATGGAGGTCACAGATTTGATCTTGGAAGTGGACACTTTGGAGGTCCCAGCGTAGGCCACATTGCAGGTCACGGAATCGGTCACGGTGGCGGCCACAGCATAGGTCACCCAGGGGGACATGGCGGAGGCGGGAAGTTTGGACACGGGGGTGTGGGGGAAAGTAAAATTGACGGTACAGCTCATGGTGCTTCTTCCTTCGGAGGACATAAAGATTTCGCTCATGGAAATCTTGGTAACGCACATGGAGGATTAGCTGCCCATGGAGGTGCTCAGGGGGGCATTTTCCTCGATGGACCTAAGAGTGGACATGGAGGACATGCTGCTCCATCTCACGGTGGACATGGTGGATTTGCTGGACATTCAGGCGGTCATGGAGGCTCTAGTAGTCATTTGCAAGGCCTTGGAGGTTTTGGAGGCCACTCGGTTAACCTCGGGGGACACGGCGTTGCTGTCCATGATGGATTTGGGGGATCATTTGGACATGGAGGAGGACATGGAGGATTCGGTGGACATGGACATGCTGGCATTAGTGGTCATGGAGGACACGGAGCTCATGGAGATGATAAGAAATTTGACGGCCTTGGAGGCCACGCTGCTTCGGTTCATGCAGGCGGTCATGGGGTCGTCCATGACGGAGGCCATGGAAGTGGTCACGTTGGTAAACAAGGGGTTAGTCATGGAGGAGGACATGATGGAGGTTTTCATGGAGCTCATGGAGGTTTTGCCCCTGGAGGGCATGTCATTCCTTCTGGTGGCCATGGAGGATTCAGTGGTCTTGGGGGCCACGGAGGGCCTGTGCATGCTGGGCTTGGAGGATCTGTTCACGGCGGTGGGCATGGAGGTACTATTTTCCGAGGACACGATGAAAAGAAAGCATCAGTTCATGGAGGTGGACACGGAGGTTTTGGAGGTGGAGGAAAATTCGCGGGTCATGGAGGCGGGGATGGAGGAAAAGCAGCAGTGCATGAGAAGTCCCAAGGACTTGGAGGTTACATTCCCCCTGCCCCTTCGGACAAAAAGCATGGCGAAGCCAATTACGAGGTCACTTTTATCCTCGGGTCGACAGGTGACGAAAAGGACCATATCAAGTTCGTTTGA
- the LOC136837636 gene encoding uncharacterized protein, with protein sequence MVAFTNGRVNNSTGVTSMDNSASDDTSMPNSSMCYSNFTYRMPSTDDASSNYASSNYASMSDSNRICRVPSVNNASVNDCSSNWATMANSNRSAMAYSNGASMANSKGWGRIPSIDNASINDCSSNGTYMSSVNNSSINDTIMSSSKVASMSYHNRAFGMTSSNNAAMPQSNRGPGETSSNFAATENHSIMAAVNNFSCNSSAKSKRATTVFSHGSSEIEMNGGSGRTISLTNNSSMTSAEAKSSPMADSKSNSSSFAYTMANNSCTNTMTNNSSCTYTMTNNSSFTYAMANNSSCTYAMSNNSSFTYTMANNSCTNSMANNSSCTYTMPNDSSFTYTMANDSCTNTMTNNSSCTNTMTNNSSSTYTMPNNSSFTYAMANNSAMADAIVNNSSVTDAMTNNCSMTDVGVKNSSMTDAMTNNCSMTDTMVNNCSMTNVVVNNPSMTDVVINNSYLTDVMVNDPSMTYTMANNSTMTDTVINNFSVTNIYVNNSSVTDTMINNSSMYYSTRYYSRRRVPSPDAG encoded by the coding sequence atgGTAGCCTTTACCAATGGTCGCGTCAATAACTCCACCGGCGTGACCTCCATGGACAATTCCGCCTCCGATGACACCTCCATGCCCAATTCCTCCATGTGTTACTCCAACTTTACCTACAGAATGCCCTCCACTGATGATGCCTCCTCCAACTATGCCTCCTCCAACTATGCCTCCATGTCCGATTCCAATAGAATTTGCAGAGTACCCTCCGTCAATAATGCCTCCGTCAATGATTGCTCCTCCAATTGGGCCACCATGGCCAACTCCAATAGATCCGCCATGGCTTATTCCAACGGAGCCTCCATGGCCAACTCCAAGGGATGGGGCAGAATACCCTCCATCGATAACGCCTCCATCAATGATTGCTCCTCCAACGGAACTTACATGTCCTCCGTCAACAATTCCTCCATCAATGATACCATCATGTCCTCCTCCAAGGTGGCCTCCATGAGTTACCACAACAGAGCCTTTGGAATGACCTCCTCCAACAATGCCGCCATGCCCCAGTCCAACAGAGGCCCCGGCGAAACCTCCTCCAACTTTGCTGCCACCGAGAATCACTCCATCATGGCCGCCGTCAACAACTTTTCTTGCAATTCCTCCGCCAAGTCCAAGAGAGCCACCACGGTATTTTCCCACGGGAGCTCCGAGATTGAAATGAATGGTGGCTCTGGCAGAACCATATCCCTTACCAACAACTCCTCCATGACCAGTGCCGAGGCCAAGTCCTCTCCCATGGCTGACTCCAAGTCCAATAGCTCCTCCTTTGCTTACACCATGGCCAATAACTCCTGTACTAACACCATGACCAATAACTCCTCCTGTACTTACACCATGACCAATAACTCCTCCTTTACTTACGCCATGGCCAATAACTCCTCCTGTACTTACGCCATGTCCAATAACTCCTCCTTTACTTACACCATGGCCAATAACTCCTGTACTAACTCCATGGCCAATAACTCCTCCTGTACCTATACCATGCCCAATGACTCCTCCTTTACTTACACCATGGCCAATGACTCCTGTACTAACACCATGACCAATAACTCCTCCTGTACTAACACCATGACCAATAACTCCTCCAGTACTTACACCATGCCCAATAACTCCTCCTTTACTTATGCCATGGCCAATAACTCCGCCATGGCTGATGCTATTGTCAATAACTCCTCCGTGACTGATGCCATGACTAATAACTGCTCCATGACCGATGTCGGCGTCAAAAACTCCTCCATGACTGATGCCATGACCAATAACTGCTCCATGACCGATACCATGGTCAATAACTGCTCCATGACCAATGTCGTGGTCAATAATCCCTCCATGACCGATGTCGTGATCAATAACTCCTATCTGACCGATGTCATGGTCAATGATCCCTCCATGACCTACACCATGGCCAATAACTCCACCATGACTGATACCGTGATCAATAACTTTTCCGTGACCAACATCTACGTCAATAACTCCTCCGTGACTGACACCATGATCAATAACTCCTCCATGTACTATTCCACCCGATACTACAGCCGGCGTCGAGTACCCTCTCCCGATGCCGGATGA